A stretch of Xenopus laevis strain J_2021 chromosome 8S, Xenopus_laevis_v10.1, whole genome shotgun sequence DNA encodes these proteins:
- the psmc1.S gene encoding 26S proteasome regulatory subunit 4, which yields MGQSQSGGHGPGGGKKDDKDKKKKYEPPVPTRVGKKKKKTKGPDAASKLPLVTPHTQCRLKLLKLERIKDYLLMEEEFIRNQEQMKPLEEKQEEERSKVDDLRGTPMSVGTLEEIIDDNHAIVSTSVGSEHYVSILSFVDKDLLEPGCSVLLNHKVHAVIGVLMDDTDPLVTVMKVEKAPQETYADIGGLDNQIQEIKESVELPLTHPEYYEEMGIKPPKGVILYGAPGTGKTLLAKAVANQTSATFLRVVGSELIQKYLGDGPKLVRELFRVAEEHAPSIVFIDEIDAIGTKRYDSNSGGEREIQRTMLELLNQLDGFDSRGDVKVIMATNRIETLDPALIRPGRIDRKIEFPLPDEKTKKRIFQIHTSRMTVADDVTLDDLIMAKDDLSGADIKAICTEAGLMALRERRMKVTNEDFKKSKENVLYKKQEGTPEGLYL from the exons GGTCAGAGTCAGAGTGGTGGGCATGGCCCAGGAGGTGGCAAAAAAGATGACAAG GATAAGAAGAAGAAATATGAACCACCAGTACCAACCAGAGTGggtaagaagaaaaagaaaacaaaggggcCCGATGCTGCCAGTAAACTGCCTCTTG TAACACCACATACACAGTGTAGGCTGAAGTTACTGAAACTGGAGAGGATTAAAGATTATCTGCTAATGGAAGAAGAATTCATCAGAAACCAGGAACAAATGAAGCCTCTGGAGGAGAAGCAAGAG GAGGAACGATCAAAAGTAGATGATCTGAGAGGAACTCCCATGTCAGTTGGTACTCTTGAAGAGATAATTGATGATAACCATGCCATTGTATCTACGTCCGTTGGATCTGAGCATTATGTCAGTATTCTCTCCTTTGTGGACAAGGATCTACTGGAACCAggatgttctgttttattaaaccACAAA GTACACGCTGTGATTGGGGTACTAATGGATGACACAGATCCATTGGTAACTGTTATGAAAGTGGAAAAAGCTCCTCAAGAGACCTACGCAGATATTGGAGGGCTTGACAACCAAATACAGGAAATTAAG GAATCTGTGGAACTTCCCCTGACTCACCCGGAATATTATGAAGAGATGGGCATAAAACCTCCAAAAGGAGTGATTCTGTATGGGGCCCCTGGCACAG GTAAAACGTTGCTGGCCAAAGCAGTCGCAAATCAGACATCTGCAACTTTTCTCAGAGTCGTTGGCTCAGAACTCATTCAGAAATACCTAGGAGATGGCCCCAAACTTGTCCGAGAGCTGTTCAGGGTAGCTGAGGAACACGCACCCTCCATTGTGTTCATTGATGAGATTGATGCAATTGGTACAAAGAG ATATGATTCTAACTCTGGTGGGGAACGAGAAATTCAGAGAACAATGTTAGAGCTTCTCAATCAGTTGGATGGGTTTGATTCACGAGGTGATGTCAAAGTCATTATGGCAACAAATAGAATAGAAACACTGGACCCAGCACTGATCAGACCAG gcAGAATTGATAGGAAGATTGAGTTCCCATTGCCTGATgagaagacaaagaaaagaaTTTTCCAAATTCATACCAGCCGAATGACAGTAGCTGATGATGTCACATTGGATGATCTGATTATGGCAAAAGATGACCTCTCTGGAGCAGATATAAAG GCCATTTGCACTGAAGCTGGTCTGATGGCATTAAGGGAGCGTAGAATGAAGGTCACCAATGAAGACTTCAAGAAATCAAAGGAGAATGTCCTCTACAAGAAGCAGGAGGGCACCCCAGAGGGACTGTATCTTTAG